The Lottiidibacillus patelloidae nucleotide sequence AAGTCAACATCAACTCGTAATACTCGTTGTGTTTCCTTTATCTCAAACAAAGTGCTCCAGAATTTATGGCGCTAAGCGGGAGCTTCAGCTTTTCTTAGCCATTCTGATACTTCGAACGCCATAATACGCCTGATTTTAATAGGCGAGGGACACGACCAGTAATAGAAGTTGATCCCATTAAACCAAAACCATGCTTTTTACCTAAAGAACCTAGTACACCTTTAAGTTTAATTTGTGGAAGTGGCTCTAGAGGTTCGCCTTTCCATAAAGCTTGTAATACAGTGACAATTTGTTCGCCTTGCGCTTGTGCCAATTGACCAGATGGTGGATGTGGTAAGCTCGCGCAATCTCCACAAACAAATACTCTCTCGTCACCAGGCAGGTGATGGTGATCAGTGACAATTAAACGACCAGAATTATCTTTTTCTATATCTAAATCTCGAACGATTTTATTTGGTTGGATTCCAGCAGTCCAAACAATCGCGTCACAATAGATAGCTTCGTCATGGTTGTATAACATGTTCGGTTCTACTTTTGTAATATTAGAATTGTTAACAACTTCAACGCCATGCTCTGTAAACCATGATTGTACATATTTACTAAGTTTCTTCGAGAACATGGAAAGAATCATATCACCACGGTCAAATAACTTTATCGTTAAATCTGGTCTACTTTCACGAAGCTCACTTGCAACTTCTACACCACTTAACCCGGCTCCAACGATACCGACAACACCATTAGGTGGAACATTGTTTAACGCTTTATATGCTTCACGTGTTTGGTCAACAGATTGCAAACTTAATGTATGCACATCTGCACCAGGGACATTATGATATTTATCTTCACAACCTAATCCAATAATTAAGTAATCGTATGAAAGTGGCTCTTCATTCTTCATTTCTACTTGTTTATTTTCTAAATTAAGTTTAGTAACTTCACCGTACTTTATCGTTAAACGAGGATCATTCGGAAAAGGTACACGAATATGCTGTTCCGAAATCGTACCAGCGGCTAACGCATAATATTCAGTTTTTAAGCAATGAAATGGCAAACGATCAATTAATGTAACTTCGATATGATCGGGAAGTGAACCGCTAAATAATCGTTGCAATATTCTCATGCCACCATAACCGCCACCTAAAACGATTAGTCTTTTCATAAGTAATTCCCCTTTTCTATTATACCCGTACCGCTTTTTATTTAAGTGAAAAAAGCGACAAAAACAGACAATATAAAGTATAACTAAGAGTAGTCCTTTTAACAACTATTGTTTGACGAAATACATAAAAATCAGTAGGATAAAAAAGAGTGAAATTTGTCATTTTCCCTCTAGATTGGAGTGAATAAATTGAAACCGATCATTGAATTTTGTATTAGTAACTTAGCGAACGGTTCACATAAAGCAATGCAAGTGTTAGAAAGAGATCCGAATATGGATGTTCTAGAGTATAGTTGTCTAAGCTATTGCACGAAATGTGCTCAGTCTCTTTTTGCCCTCGTTAATGGTGATGTTGTGACAGGCGATACTCCAGAACAATTAGTAGATAATATATATCAACATTTAGAAGAGAATCCAATGTTTTAAACCATACAATTATGTGTGGTTTTTTTCTTATATAACGAAGTGTAGAAGTAGCAACTTTTTCCTAATATCACTTTGAATTTGTCTAAAATGTGAAGAATATATATTTTTTATGTCTATTGGTAATATTTATTTTGCCATATCCCTTGAAATATTATGTCGAAATTTGTTAGAGTATATTTTGTCTTATCAGAGATTAGATGTCAGACGTCCTATTTGTAAGCGATGTCACATAATACAACTAGAAGAGGTGCACAACATGAATATATTATGGGGAATAGGCGGTATGTTGTTCTTATTTGCCGTTGCATTTTTATTTTCATCGAATCGTAAAGCTATTAACTGGCGTACGATCTTAGGTGGATTAGCAATTCAAGTTACTTTTGCTTTTATCGTTTTAGAGTGGGCATTCGGTCGTAAAATGCTGCAAAAAGCATCAGAGAAAGTACAAAATGTGATTAACTATGCGAATGAAGGAACAAACTTCCTGTTCGGTGGATTATTCCAAGCGGAAAATATCGGGTTTGTATTCGCCTTTCAAGTATTAACAGTTATTATTTTCTTTTCTTCTTTAATCGCAGTTCTTTATTACTTAGGAATTATGCAAATTATTATAAAATTATTAGGTGGAGCCCTTTCTTGGTTACTAGGAACGAGTAAAGCGGAATCACTTTCAGCAACAGCTAACATTTTCGTTGGTCAAACAGAAGCACCATTAGTTGTTCGTCCTTATATTAATCGGATGACGAATTCTGAATTATTTGCAGTAATGACTGGTGGTTTAGCATCTGTTGCTGGATCTGTATTAGTCGGTTATGCATTACTAGGTGTACCTTTAGAATATCTATTAGCAGCAAGTTTTATGGCTGCACCAGCAGGTTTAGTAATGGCAAAGATGTTAATGCCAGAAACAGAAGTACCTGAGACAAATAAAGCTATTAAAATGGAAAAAGATGCAGATACTGTAAACGTTGTTGACGCAGCTGCTCGTGGGGCATCTGAAGGTTTAAAGTTAGCATTAAACGTTGGGGCAATGTTACTTGCATTTGTAGCCTTAATTGCTTTAATTAATGGTATTTTAGGTGGAATCGGTGGTTGGTTCGGACATGGTGACCTTTCGTTAAATCTTATTTTAGGTTATCTATTTGCACCAGTAGCATTCATCATCGGTGTTCCTTGGAGTGAAGCAGTTATTGCTGGAGGGCTTCTTGGAGAAAAACTAGTTCTAAATGAATTTTTTGCTTACTTGAATTTTGCTCCGATGATTGGTGAACTTTCAGTTAAAACGACAGCAATTATTTCATTTGCTTTATGTGGATTTGCTAACCTTTCTTCATTAGCAATTTTATTAGGTGGATTAGGTGGTATGGCACCGGAACGTCGTCCACATATCGCGAAGTTTGGAGTACGTGCAATTTTAGCAGGAACTTTAGCTAACTTATTAAGTGCAGTAATTGCAGGAATGTTTATATTTTAATTACAAAAAACTCCCGAGATTTTATGTCTCGGGAGTTTTTTGTTTCATATAGAGAAACGGGGGATATAAACAGTATGGACAATGACTGCACATCTTATACAACAATTACTAATTAAATGATAATATAATAGGAAATAAATATCGGATATCGGAGGATAACGAATGAATACTATTAAATTTACAAAGATGCACGGATTAGGAAACAACTATATATATATTAATTGCTTTGAAGAAACGTTAAGGGAAGAGGAATTATCGTCGTTAGCTATTTCATTAGCAGATCAAAACCGTGGAATTGGTTCTGATGGAATGATCTTAATTTGCCCTTCTGCAACTGCTGAAGTGAAAATGCGCATATTTAATAGCGATGGGTCTGAAGGGAAAAATTGCGGAAATGGGCTTCGCTGTGTTGCAAAGTATGCTTATGAAAATAATCTTGTAAATACAGATAAGTTTTATATTGAAACATTAGGTGGAATTGTTCAAGCGCATGTTCATAATGAAGGGAAAGAAGTTTCCAAAATTACAGTTGATATGGGGATGCCTCGTCTAAAGAAAAAAGATTTACCGATGGAAGGTCTAGCCGATTCCGAAATTATCAATGAAGAAATAGTAGTAGGGGATGAACAGTTGCTTTTAACAGGAGTATCCATGGGCAACCCACATGGTGTTATTTTTGTAGATGACATTAACAAGGCACCAGTTACTTCAATAGGTCCGATGATTGAAAAAATGCCCATTTTCCCAGAAGGAATCAATGTAGAATTCGTTGAAGTTACGAGTGAGACAGAAATGCATTTTCGAGTATGGGAGCGGGGCTCTGGAGTAACACAAGCTTGTGGTACTGGAGCGTGTGCAGCGGTAGTAGCGGCTTCTTTGCATGGGAAAGTAAGACAAGGAGAAGACGTGACAGTTCATTTACTTGGTGGAGATCTAATTATTAACTGGACGGAAGATGGGAATGTATTAATGACCGGCCCTGCAGAAACGATTTGTGATGGGGTATATTATATGAAATAAACAAACGCTGTTGCCTAAGCAACAGCGTTATTTTTAACTTAATAAGTTTTAATGACGTTATAGAAAGTATCTCTCTCTACAGGAGTTTTTCCTGCTGTTTTAATTAAGTGAATTAACTCGTCGCGAGTGATTCCTTGCGAAGTTAACGCACCAGCAGCATGTGAAATACGTTCTTCAATTAACGTTCCGTGAATATCACTTGATCCAAATGCTAACGCCATTTGTGTTAATTGAACACCGATATTGATCCAATAAGCTTTAATGTGGTCGAAGTTGTCCAACATTAAGCGGCTGATCGCCATCGTACGCATGTCATCATAAGCAGAAGTTCGACGCTTTAATCCAGCATTTGCATTTTTCGGCTGAACTGCAAGTGGAATAAATACCATAAAGCCATTCGTTTTGTCTTGCAATTGACGAAGGCGATCCATATGAATTAAGCGCTCTTCTTTCGTTTCAATAGAACCGTAAAGCATTGTAGCGTGAGTTTTTAGTCCAAGTCCGTGAGCAATTTCATGTGCTTCTAACCACTGATCTGTTGAAGCCTTATCAGGGCTCATCTTTTCACGGTAGCGTTCCGTTAATATTTCCGCACCACCACCAGGAAGTGTATCTAAACCTGCTTTAACTAGTTCCTCTAAAACTTCTTTCATCGTTAACCCAGAAATACGAGCGAAGAATTCAATTTCCGCACCTGTATATGCTTTTACCGTACATTGTGGGTAATTTTTCTTAAGGATACGAATGGTATCTAAGTAATAGTCAAAAGGAACTTCAGCATTATGACCACCTACAATGTGGAACTCACGAATATTATCATTCCATCGTGTTTCAACATAGTGTAATAGTGCAGCCTCATCCATTGTATAAGCGCCTTCTTCACCAGGCTTACGCTTAAATCCGCAGAACGAGCAACTTGCTTCACATACATTTGTCGGGTTAATATACATGTTTTCAATAAAGTAAACGTTGTTACCGTTTTTCTTCATGTTAACTTCATTAGCGAGCTGAGCTATTGTAAGTAGATCTGGAGACTCATATAAATAGAGACCATCTTCTATTGTAAGGCGTTCCCCTTTTTTTACTTTCTCTGCTATTTCTAGCATTTTCTTATCTTCTGTTAATGTAATCATTTCGTACCTCCCCATTATTTAAAACGTACGGATTAACGTTATAATAAACAATTTAATAGTTTTAAAAAAACATATTGTTTTCATTATGATTAGTTATTTTATCTACATATAAGTAAATAGAAAACACTATTTTTATTATATGCTCATTTTTCATATGTAGCAAGGAAGGTAACTCATATCTTAAATTGTACGGAATTCGACAAAAAAAGTAAAAAAAAGACAAAAATATTCATATCATATTAATATCGAGTACGTTAAAATAGAAAATACGTAGTTAAGCATACTAAAAAACTGGGTGAAAAAGATGTCGAGTAATGATGAACTGATAGAAAGACAAATAAATGAAAAAATAGAAGAGTTGCGAGCTAAGATGATACAAGCAGCAAATGAAAAAGGGATGAATCACCCTTCTGTGATTGAATGTAGTAAGCAGTTGGATGAATGTATGAATCAGTTATTAAGAAAGAAAATGAGTTGTTAATTCCTTTAAGTTGAGTTAGTTGAGTATATTCTCTCAGCGTCGTATACTATAAAAAAGTGAACGATGAAAGGAGTGTTTCTTTTGATAATAATTACTGAAGCAGCAGCAAGTCGCATTCAAGAGATGAAGGAAGCAGAAGAAAGCAAAGGCGAACTTTATCTTCGTGTTGGTGTAAAAGGTGGAGGGTGCAGTGGCCTTACTTACGGAATGGGATTTGACTCGGAAGTAAAAGAAGAAGATACGACATTTGAACAAAATGGAATAAATGTTGTCGTTGATCAAGAGAGCTCAAAAATATTAGAAGGTGTTGTTATTGATTTTAAACAATCAATGATGGGTGGAGGGTTTACTATCGAAAACCCTAATGCGATTGCAAATTGTGGTTGCGGAACATCATTCCGTACAGCAGAAAATGCAGGAACACCAGAAGAGTGTTAACAATTTAAAATATTTTAGTTCAATTATATCCTTCTCATATAGATGAGAAGGTTTTTTTTTACATAAATAAACCCCAGCTAAAGAATAATAGCAGGGGTTTAATATATTTATTGATCTAATTTCTTAGGAGTATTATTTTCTTTACGGTTTTCTGCTAAGTTGGCAAGCATTTGATTTAAATCGACACCAGTAAGTGCACCAACTGTTTCAGGAAGTTTTCCAAGTAAATCTGTTACATAACCAGTTACTTTATTTGCGCCCCCACCTGGGTTACTACCAGAGTCAATGACAACAAGCTTTTCAGTTTGTGATAAAGGCTGTGCAATAGCACCAGCAATTTCTGGGAACTTTTCCACTAACATTTCCGCAATAGCAGCTTCGCCATATTTTTTCATTGCTTCAGCAATCGCGTCTTTTGCTTCTGCTTCTGCGAGACCTTTTTGACGAATAACTTCTGCTTGCGCATGACCTTCTACTTTTTCTTTTTCCGCTTTTGCTTGACCTTCTAGTTTGATACTTTCAGCAAGTGCCTCAGCATCACGAACTTTGCGGTTTTTATCTGCCTCAGCTGCTTGTTCAACGGCATAACGATCTGCATCCGCTTTTTTCTTTACTTCAGCATCGTATTGTTTTTCACGACGCAAAATTTCTTTTTCTTCAATTTCTATTTGTTTTTGTCTTTCAACTAAGTCAATTTGCATCTCTTGCTCTTTAACTTCCTGTAATGTTCTTGCTTCTTGAAGCTTATATGCAAGTTCTGCTTCGGCTTTTTTCTGATCTTGTTCTTTCTTAAATGCCGCTTTTTTAACTTCCATTTCTTTTTCAGCTTCAGCAACATTTGTATCTGCGATATAGTCCGCTTTTTTTCCTTCTTCACGAGCTTTTGCTTGTGCAATTATTGTGTCTCGCTCATTATCTGCAGTGGCGATGGCTGCATTTCGTTTTACTACTTCAATTTGCGGTACACCTAATGCGTCTAAATAACCGTTTTTATCTTTTACATTTTTAATTGTAAAGGAAACTATATGTAATCCCATTTTCTTTAAATCTGTAGCGGCAACGCTTTGGACTCTTTGCGCAAATTCATCACGGTTTTGATAAATGTTTTCAACAGTCATTTGTCCTAATATAGCGCGGAGATGGCCTTCTAAAGTTTCATTGGCAATATAGTTAATTTGATCTTGCTTACCTAAAAATTGTTCGGCAGCAGTCGTGATATCATCAATTTCACCATTGATTTTTATTTGTGCAACACCGTCTACCATAATTGGTACACCTTGTTTTGTATATACTTCAGGAGTTGCTACAGAAATTGTATGTACTTGCAAAGAAATGTTTTCATGTTGTTGGATAATTGGGAAAACGAAACTACCACCTGCTTTAACTACTTTAATGCCGCCTTTTGTGCCAGCACCAGTAATAATCATCGCTTCATCTGCACCTACTGTTCGATAGATCTTTGCTAAAAATGTTCCTAAAATAAAAAGTACTAATAAAAGAATACCTGGTATTAAAAATGTAGATAGCTCCATAAATGTTCCCCTTTTCTGTTTCTATTTTTCTAGTTTATCAACGACAAATATATTATCGTTAATCTCTTTTATAATGACAGTTTCATTTTGCGCAATTTTTCCGCTTGCGCGAGCAGGCGAGCTATAGCGATAGCCATTTTGATTGTAAGTAATCTCACCTAAGCCGTTAGTAGGAATCGGGATTATAACCGTTGCTTCTTTTCCAATCATCTCTTTCGCTTTGCCAACGGAGTTTTGCTGGATTTTCTTCAACGGAATTGCAATTAAAAAGACCATCAACAATGCTGCCAGTAGGCCTAGAGAAATACTAGTTGCAAAAATGACATGTCCAGCTGCTGTTGTTGCTTTTTCCATCGTAAATCCAGTCCCGCCAAATGCCGTGAAAAAAGTGGCCAGAGTTAACGGGGAGAGGATAGGAATGTCATGAAAACTAAATTCAAAATCAAATATTTCGCCAATTGCAAACTGCAAGATAAAATAACCGATTCCTAATATAAGAGCCATTAAAAACAAATCCATTTAGTCCATCTCCTAACAGGCAAAAAGTAAGCCACCTATTTTTAGGCGGCTCTCTTTTCTTTTTGCAATGAGGTGCCAGGCACTTGTGGCCCAGCCTCATCTTTTATTTAGAATAAGCTAGTACTATGAAGAGGTTGAACGCGAGCTTTCGGATCGATATAAGCTTTTGCATTGTTAACAGCTGTAGGTGCTTCCCCAAACCCAGCAGCAATTAATTTAACTTTTCCTTCATATGTACAAATGTCACCAGCAGCATAGATGCCTGCGATATTCGTTTCCATTTTTGAATTAACTACGATGGAGTTTTTCTTAATATCTAAGCCCCATTCCTTAATTGGACCTAATGATGAAACGAATCCATAATTGACGATTACATCATCAACGTCCATGGAAAAACCTTCATTATCTTTTGTCCCTTCAAGAACGACAGTATTAATTTTT carries:
- a CDS encoding NAD(P)/FAD-dependent oxidoreductase, which codes for MKRLIVLGGGYGGMRILQRLFSGSLPDHIEVTLIDRLPFHCLKTEYYALAAGTISEQHIRVPFPNDPRLTIKYGEVTKLNLENKQVEMKNEEPLSYDYLIIGLGCEDKYHNVPGADVHTLSLQSVDQTREAYKALNNVPPNGVVGIVGAGLSGVEVASELRESRPDLTIKLFDRGDMILSMFSKKLSKYVQSWFTEHGVEVVNNSNITKVEPNMLYNHDEAIYCDAIVWTAGIQPNKIVRDLDIEKDNSGRLIVTDHHHLPGDERVFVCGDCASLPHPPSGQLAQAQGEQIVTVLQALWKGEPLEPLPQIKLKGVLGSLGKKHGFGLMGSTSITGRVPRLLKSGVLWRSKYQNG
- a CDS encoding YuzB family protein; translation: MKPIIEFCISNLANGSHKAMQVLERDPNMDVLEYSCLSYCTKCAQSLFALVNGDVVTGDTPEQLVDNIYQHLEENPMF
- a CDS encoding NupC/NupG family nucleoside CNT transporter, with protein sequence MNILWGIGGMLFLFAVAFLFSSNRKAINWRTILGGLAIQVTFAFIVLEWAFGRKMLQKASEKVQNVINYANEGTNFLFGGLFQAENIGFVFAFQVLTVIIFFSSLIAVLYYLGIMQIIIKLLGGALSWLLGTSKAESLSATANIFVGQTEAPLVVRPYINRMTNSELFAVMTGGLASVAGSVLVGYALLGVPLEYLLAASFMAAPAGLVMAKMLMPETEVPETNKAIKMEKDADTVNVVDAAARGASEGLKLALNVGAMLLAFVALIALINGILGGIGGWFGHGDLSLNLILGYLFAPVAFIIGVPWSEAVIAGGLLGEKLVLNEFFAYLNFAPMIGELSVKTTAIISFALCGFANLSSLAILLGGLGGMAPERRPHIAKFGVRAILAGTLANLLSAVIAGMFIF
- the dapF gene encoding diaminopimelate epimerase, encoding MNTIKFTKMHGLGNNYIYINCFEETLREEELSSLAISLADQNRGIGSDGMILICPSATAEVKMRIFNSDGSEGKNCGNGLRCVAKYAYENNLVNTDKFYIETLGGIVQAHVHNEGKEVSKITVDMGMPRLKKKDLPMEGLADSEIINEEIVVGDEQLLLTGVSMGNPHGVIFVDDINKAPVTSIGPMIEKMPIFPEGINVEFVEVTSETEMHFRVWERGSGVTQACGTGACAAVVAASLHGKVRQGEDVTVHLLGGDLIINWTEDGNVLMTGPAETICDGVYYMK
- the mqnE gene encoding aminofutalosine synthase MqnE, with the translated sequence MITLTEDKKMLEIAEKVKKGERLTIEDGLYLYESPDLLTIAQLANEVNMKKNGNNVYFIENMYINPTNVCEASCSFCGFKRKPGEEGAYTMDEAALLHYVETRWNDNIREFHIVGGHNAEVPFDYYLDTIRILKKNYPQCTVKAYTGAEIEFFARISGLTMKEVLEELVKAGLDTLPGGGAEILTERYREKMSPDKASTDQWLEAHEIAHGLGLKTHATMLYGSIETKEERLIHMDRLRQLQDKTNGFMVFIPLAVQPKNANAGLKRRTSAYDDMRTMAISRLMLDNFDHIKAYWINIGVQLTQMALAFGSSDIHGTLIEERISHAAGALTSQGITRDELIHLIKTAGKTPVERDTFYNVIKTY
- a CDS encoding aspartyl-phosphate phosphatase Spo0E family protein, with protein sequence MSSNDELIERQINEKIEELRAKMIQAANEKGMNHPSVIECSKQLDECMNQLLRKKMSC
- a CDS encoding HesB/IscA family protein yields the protein MKGVFLLIIITEAAASRIQEMKEAEESKGELYLRVGVKGGGCSGLTYGMGFDSEVKEEDTTFEQNGINVVVDQESSKILEGVVIDFKQSMMGGGFTIENPNAIANCGCGTSFRTAENAGTPEEC
- a CDS encoding flotillin family protein produces the protein MELSTFLIPGILLLVLFILGTFLAKIYRTVGADEAMIITGAGTKGGIKVVKAGGSFVFPIIQQHENISLQVHTISVATPEVYTKQGVPIMVDGVAQIKINGEIDDITTAAEQFLGKQDQINYIANETLEGHLRAILGQMTVENIYQNRDEFAQRVQSVAATDLKKMGLHIVSFTIKNVKDKNGYLDALGVPQIEVVKRNAAIATADNERDTIIAQAKAREEGKKADYIADTNVAEAEKEMEVKKAAFKKEQDQKKAEAELAYKLQEARTLQEVKEQEMQIDLVERQKQIEIEEKEILRREKQYDAEVKKKADADRYAVEQAAEADKNRKVRDAEALAESIKLEGQAKAEKEKVEGHAQAEVIRQKGLAEAEAKDAIAEAMKKYGEAAIAEMLVEKFPEIAGAIAQPLSQTEKLVVIDSGSNPGGGANKVTGYVTDLLGKLPETVGALTGVDLNQMLANLAENRKENNTPKKLDQ
- a CDS encoding NfeD family protein, coding for MDLFLMALILGIGYFILQFAIGEIFDFEFSFHDIPILSPLTLATFFTAFGGTGFTMEKATTAAGHVIFATSISLGLLAALLMVFLIAIPLKKIQQNSVGKAKEMIGKEATVIIPIPTNGLGEITYNQNGYRYSSPARASGKIAQNETVIIKEINDNIFVVDKLEK